CTTGTTGAACTTAACCCATAATCTCTTTTGAAAGATACTCAATAGTGCACTTTACCCCCATAACCTTTAAACAGGCCTATTAATCCAGAAATCTTCGGTTACAAACTCACTCAACCACCTATACTGACTATAGATAGCTCAATTCAACTTCCTGTCACAAGTCTAACTGTGATGCCAATCCAATTGCAAAAATTACAGTGAAACCCAAGAAATTTCATTGTAAATACCTTAACACAAGGGGACAAACTGTGATGCGAACGAGATTGAAACTTTGGGTTTGCATACCTTCAAATTAATGACAGCAACTCTGTTCGCTGGTGCAGAGAGCTGCTGACTGATATAGGCCATCGATCTTAACATAGGCTCAAGTGTAACTCTTGTTAGCCTAAATTGTACCTCTGTCTCGCCTGCAGGGTTCTTGCCATAATCTTGGAGCTACAATAGACGTAAAAGAATATTAGAACAGCAAGACAGCCATATCAACAGCAACTTAACCTTCTccttctaaaaaaaataaaattatatatatatatatatatatttaaattttttcatcGGCCGGGGTGGAGACTACATGATAGGGGATAGCCTTTACAGTAAAGAGCTAGTACCAGGCTATAGACGTCAGTGGTCCAAATTCAGCTATTATGCTTgactaaattatttttaaatgtaaaaCGAGAagaataatcatttattttgttcttaaagGGTTCAAATGGAAACTGCATGAATATTTAAATGGTTTCCAAAAGATGCTAAATCACCTCTGAACTAAAGTCACATTAGGTTAAAGAGAAGTCCTCACCTAAGTAACTTAAGTTGAGGGAAAAGTGAGGACAATGGATTCAATGATTGGATATGCAACTGTTGATAATCAATAACACAAGGGGAAAAATTGTGCCTCGCGTATCACtcaacttaaatcactcaGGTTGAGGAACAAGCCAGGACAATGCAATGATTGGATTTGACACAATTCTTGAGATCAATAATTCATTGAAGTGAATCCAGCTTGTAAATGCATTGTGCCTCACTTATCCCTTAACTTAAATCGCTCATCACTTCTAATAATTAAGGTAGCATGAGTACTCTTAAGTGAAATTAAAGATAACTCAAACATACAGGACAGTAAAGTTGGAAAATTCTACACATATACAGAAGAGACATGCATACCTTCAAGTTGATAACGGCCACTTTCCCAGCTGATGTTGAATTCTTATTTTCTATGATCCATGCCATGGACTTGAAACAAGTAAGGACAACCTACATCAATAATAGAAACCATAATAAGTCAACCCTATATCTTTAGAGAAGGtattccaaaataaaaaatctagaGATCTCAGGTATAATGGAAAGTTGGAAACACATAGCCACAAAAGAGGTATAAACAGAAACAAACGAAACAACTATAAACCTCCTTTAGATTCATACCGTGTTATCAGGGTGGGCACCATCAGGGTGAATAGAGACGGGGGCCATGCTGGGCTGATTCAAATCAGCAACAGGAACTCCTCCATCATTAAGATTAAAGCGATGTGGCAATGCTTCTTGCCAAGGCCACAACGAGGGGGCCATTTCGCCAAGAGGCAGTGGGGATTTCTTCATATTGTCTTCTTGTATATTTCCACTAGGCTGAGAACTAGGAGGTGTGACTTTAGCAACATTTTTCTTTACAACAGAAATCTTTTTCCCACCCTCTCGTAGAGCACTCATTGCTGCATTGTAAGTCTCCACAGCAATTGCCCCTTCCTCTGCATATTTAATGGCTTCCCGACATAAATTGTTAAAGCGCATGTTTAGTGTTTCAATACCTTGGTTCTCTGAACTCTGTTCATCTAGTCCAACCCCAGATTTGGCATTTCTTGTCCATCGCTTCAATATGTAATGTGGTGGAAGGGTGAGAACATTTGTCACCGTGAAGACAGTCAAAATATGTCTACAGAGGATACCCGAATATTCAAACATCTGACAGCTGCAGCTTGCTTTCATCTCGGAGACATTTAATGTGACTATATAAGCCTTGTCATCATGTTCATATTTTGCAACCCTGTATTTACTAACCAGTCCATCACCCTCAATTTTATTGGCAGTATAAACAAAAGTTTCTACCAATTCCTCTTGAAACTTTGCGAAAACCTTTTTGGTATACAGGTTAGCTGCCTGTTGTTCCATTGGTGATGGTGTCTTCAGTACTGGTGTTGTGCACATTGTATCATAATCtgcttctatttctttttctaatgaAAGTTCTAGAGCCCTTTCGTACTGCTTAAAAAACAGAGGTATACTTGTCTGTTGATTCACATAGCCATCAAAGAAAGAACTAACACCTTGGTTTGAGAAAATTGCAGCAAAGAAAGTACCACGAAAATAGACTGGGGCCCATTGCTTTCGAGCATTATACACTGCCTGCAGCCAGTCATTCCTCAGAAGATCATATCTCTCAAGAAGGGATGCCCATGATGATTCGAAATCCTCAATTGTCTCTGAAAAGTTGATGCAGCTATATAGCTCTCCGTATAAGGACGGATGAGCAAGATATGTATGAGCCAGTCGTTCTTGTCCTTCTCTTAAAATATGCCACTTGCATATGCAGTGCCGCGTTTGTGGAAACACATGAGCAACTGCTACTTGTATGGCTCTATCTTGGTCTGTAGTTATAGACACAGGAAGCTTATCATTCATGGCAGAAAGCCATGTCCTAAACAGCCAAGTAAAGGAAGACTCGGACTCATCTAGAAGTAATGCACAACCAAACAATACCATCTGACCATGATGATTTACACCAGTGAAAGGAGCAAATGGGACTTGGTACTGATTTGGTCGATACATTGTATCAAAAATTACAGCATCACCAAAGTAATTATAAGCTGTCCTAGATCTTGCATCAGTCCAAAAGACATTAGTCATTCGGTTCTCATCATCAAGTTGGATAGCATAATAGAAGCCAGGGTTTTCAGCCTGCATCTTCTTGAAATAGTTAAGAAGATTTTGAGCATCTCGTCCAAGTGTTCTCTTTCGGCTAGACGGCCTTATATAGTTAACAGGCCCAAGATTCCTTGCTGGGTGACTTGGTTCTACAGGGGAGACACTCCTACCTCCATGATTGGGTTCATAAGAGACATGATTACCCTCTGTGGCAAAGTAAACATCAGTAGTGGCATCCAAAGTCTCAGCTGCATTCTTTGTAGCACCAGCAAAGTGCCTACGGGGTCGAAGGTAATGGACCTTACTAGGACTTACCATAGAATGGTTGTGGTCCTCAACAAACTTTGTCGCAACCCAACTGTTTGCACCCTTTCTCTCTATACGTAGCATGGCATTGCAGCTTTCTACGTTCTTTCTTTTGAATACCTCTCTCGAACATGCAAAGTCCCATGTCACAATTGGTCCATCAGGCTTAGTACGACTGAACTGACCAACATGGGTGCTAAAACCTACATGCCTGGAATATGCATCATAAAGAGTCTTGGCAGCCTCCTCTGATTCGAATTCCATTCCCACATGTGGCTTAGTATTCCCATCATCCTGAATACTTATTTCCCTCCctgtaaaattttgatttacaTTCTGCTTTTCACCTGGTTCAGTGTTTTCTTCCATGTGATGTTCCATGTTTTCCCCCTCAACATCTACCACCACTTCAGTGTCCATGACAGTTTTCTGAAAGATATGAACAACTATATCATTCCTTTTGGGCTGACTATGAAGAGTTCCTCATGGCTATCCCCACCAAAGCATCAATAAAACAAGCTGATTAAGTATACAAAAATATCTATGAACTAGAGCTAACTATTATATAAAAAgttcaaacaaataaaaagaaaaaagattacCGAGATCCAAAAGCCAAGGTGTAAGTGGTTGTTCACCAATACCCTGCTCAGAAACACTCAATGGAAGGAGAAGAGCAAAAACCTTGCTGGAAATAACCAAACTTTAAGAAATATACTGATAAATACTTCATGTTGCGCAATCCAATTTTACGTTTCCACGTGTTTAACATGAATTCTTGCCAATGTACCATTTCTAACATGACATGATCATAACACAATTTGAGAAGGACTTGAGGTGCTGCATTGCATACCTTTGTATGATCTTAGAAGTGCCAAAAtctttgtttaatattttgtttaaaaattaaaaaatgttcGGGTCGTTAGAGTAGTTCCTGATTTCTTTGGGttacagaaaagaaaattcaataacaaaggaagaaaaagagaaagccaTTCAGCATAATTCATTacttttttttgaagtttaaACTAATTCGTAACATTTGGAAACCACAAAACAGAGTACcacttttctatttcttctttaCCCAAAACTATGACAACTGCATAATTCCATCAGCATTCAAACCACTCACCATACAACCATCAAACAATATCCCAACCCATGTTTTCCATTTCCAAAATTAAAGTAACATTCACTTCTGTAATCAGTTCAAGAACTCAGAATGTTGctaaaaccaaacaaaaggCTTTCAACAAAATGGGATCAAATGGAGCAAAGAAATATGCATAAAAAGTAAAGCCTCACCTGGTTTCTTCAAGCCTCAATTTCCGATTGGGAATCCAAGTGCCATTGTGGTTTCAGTGTTCAGAGCATGTGTATTAGGGTTTGTCAATTTGGGGTTAAGTGAGAGTTTACGAGCATAGAGCTCCAATTTTTGTTCTGAAGGAGTCGCCGAGTGACTCAGTCTGAGTGCATATACccccaaacccaaacccaaacccagaCCCAGAAAAGAGGCTGTCGTCTTCGTCTCtaccttaattttcttttttactttttttcgGTTGACATTTTCACGCtccaaatttttcttttttactgtTTCGTAATTATTACGTGTACGTATGGTGCACGTGCAACTGAGTTGCCAACTTGGGGAGTCTGGATCTTCTGTTCTTATTTTCCTTACGCCCTCTTTGTATGCTTTCTCAAACATATATATCGATGATAATTACGTATTTATTCACGTGACGATTGTTAAAATGTAAATTGCCTAGCTAATTTCAGATTAGTTAGTAAGTTCTAAGTCAGTTTATATTTAATCTGTTCTAATCTTTGTGTTAGCTGAGTACCTTGAGCTTATATGCCAGGTGCAATGCTTGAGTCTGTTTTCAATGCCCAGCTGTTAGGACAGCTGTGTATTGTCATGTGTCATATTCACATTGGCTTACTATTACAAACCGTTAGATTTGAATCTACTGATGTAAGAGAACATGCTATAGTCATGAGGGAATATAAGCTCTGCTGCAATGTTCATGCAGGGGAAGCATTCTGTTAGAACAATCTAAGTTTctatgctctctctctctctctcggtaCATTTCTTGCTCCCTTTGCAATCCAAATATTCAACAACGATATCGtagttttttcaatttttccacGAATTTATCTAGGTGATATTTCGCAACACTCAAAGCTTGAACTTGGTTAATTTCTTGCCAAAACTATCGAAATTTCCCCAATATCTCGAGagaatttcataaattttcgCGCAAATACGCTAACAACTTGACAACAATCTAACTCATTTGAAATTTCGAAAAAATTCGACATACCATTTAATGCTAACAGCAGCTTATCTACCTAGGGGGATgatttttttgtgtcatttccttatttctgttaaatttatCCACACCAATTATATGATTTTGTCTTACAAAATATTTCTCACAATTTCCCTTATATCTCTCACTACATAAAAAATACCTCTAGCTGAAGGTATTCGTAAAATACTTAAAACTCTTATTATTTCTCAGCGAGCATTATATGCAATCTTAGTCACATAAATCCACCATATAATTAAGTTTTATCAATTTCTTTGGTTAAATTGTTAGATAATTGTTTAAACAAGAATGTCTCTAGTTTTTGTTCAAAATCTccacatttaaaaaataataattttaatggcttttcatcaattttaacaatattGATGCATTCTTGATATTTTCATTGATATTTCCACATTTTTAGACTACCGATATTTTCCAAATTCCTGatatttaattacttaattaaacctgagaagaagaagaagaagcaacagacggatgaagaagaggaagcagCTACAGCTAAAATGAATTGTATGCAATGAGGGGTGAAGAGAATCTAGAATGGACAACTgagatttttctataaaaaaattttggacAGCTACAGCTACAGTCAATATACGATCAACACAATGAATAGCTGAGATTCAACAGTCAAAAGTCAACATAAATGGATGACTTGGATGAGTTGGGTAGGTGACTCAACAGTCAGCATTCCACATTCAACCGTCACTATCTAATCATCACTAATTCACCACATGGCACCTGATCACCCTTTAACAAATCTGGTCATGCCACATGGTGCAATGTTACTGCCTTGTCACTGCCGTGCAAGCACCAAATGGATGCTCCTGATTGCACCACGTGTCActtcttaataaattaattattatttatattttctaatacttgaaaaattcACTAAAAATAGCTCTGGACTCTAAAAAATTCTACTGACTCATAATCACATTTAGGGGTAGGCATCAATCTAGCCAATCCGATTAATCCGGCCAAACTGATTACATTGgtttagtttggtttggttttgactaAAGAAAAAGTCAACTGTTTGAAAAACTGAATCGAactgatttggtttggttcaatTACGGTTTGGGAGTTTTGTAAACAGTCCTAAACCGAACCAGACtgattaaaaatgaatttattatttgtgtaatttaatttgcatGTGGCAAGGCTTGAATGGGTATTTAAAAAGTGTACCATGTAGCCTTTGGCACCTGATTGGACTCCAAACTAAAACTCATAGACTACTCTATTTGACCTCTCTCATTCCTTAATTTCCTAACCCTAGCTGCAACTCCCGCTCCTTCTCAAGCTCTCACTCTCGTTCTCGTTCAACCTCgaagctcaactccatcattgACCACCAGGTTCAACCTCAAAGCTcaactcctcctcctccttcatCTGTAGATTCTGCTGCACCCACTTCCATCAAGAAAGCCAGAGGCTGACCACCTGGTTCTACTAAGAAGCAACAATTGGATGCTTTGGGTaaagcttttttctttttattattctaaatGGGTTTTCCTTGAATCCTTTTAATCTTATTGGgtttgctttaattttttttgggttgtgttttaaatttgcGTTGTTATGTGTCTTTGATATtgcaattgtttttcttttgtgtttacCCTTGTTTGTCGCATGCTgatttttcaatatttgagTGAGCCGTTGGGTTTTAATTTAAGGCAATAGTGGCATTGACTTATTCACATATCAGGATCAACTAAGTTCTATTTTTATGTACTTATAAACCTCGTCAAACAAAGGGAGAAGACATACATCATCAGACACACAAACCTATTTTTCGTCTTGCATTTTTTCCCTTAGacttaggattttacttttcaagcaCTTAGTGTAGCGAGTTCGTCCTTTTCTTAGTGTAAGTTtagtttcttgcaatttacaTTGTATTgtcttttaaattaaagtcTATGTCAATTGCTTTACTTTTCATTGTTATAGCATTTtcattaagtttaatttcaagtATAATGTAGTTTATCATTCTTATTTCGTTCTTGCTTTATTTTACGTTTATGTAATAccccaaaaaattaaaggtGGACTTTCGTATTTCAGTGAGAATAGTATTATAGTGAAGAATGATTATTGGCATTTTATCAACTGATTTTGGATTGAGACTATTGGATTAAGTgtgtttaatttcaagttggACAACAATGCCCTTACATAacattttgtgaatttttcaaaGACATTGAAGTGAGACAATTATGATTCTTAGGTAAGATTGTAGTAGTCGACTCAACGAACATGTAGGaaatcatttttaaattttgggccaaaatgaccaaaataccctatGTGtgaaaattaccaaaatacccttgtataaaaaaggaaaaaaaagagaggaatgAATCTGAAACGTGGAGAGCAGCAACCTCCTTCCaccaatatttttcaaatgacAGATGCAGCGGCTACACCATGTTATATTTTAGCTGTCGCTCATATTTGACACGTGTAGACTTGGATGTGTTGGTCATCGCGTTTTCGCAATTCCCAACCAGCAGGTCATGCTTTCGAATTACCTTCATTCTCCGTCTTCTAGGAtttcattgttttgtttctattCTTGTTTCCtctgtttatttttcatacaTTGAGGACAATGTGTGGTTTAAGTTTTGGGGTGGGAaagtaaattttaaaattttatttttgttcagtcttgtttaaaattttctttttaaagttaATATCCTTAGATTATTTTAAACGTTAGAACAAATGGACATGGTGAAGATTAATCTCACAGTAGTcttttctatttattgttGCTTAGACACTAATTCATGAATTATACTTTGAAATTTACACATCACACCAACATGGTTTGTGGGGAGTGAGATTGAAATACATACCTTTTGTCTAAgtgtgttttaatttttgttcaatATAAATAAAGTTAGTATATGTTATAAAGTAATAATTGCCTCACCTAAAGCTTTGCTAGTAACTTGGCCAGTCTTGCCTAATTAGTAGTGATTCTTGAGTAAAACGGTAGAATTTTGGCATGAGGTTGAGTGGTTAGTTGGTTTCGTAGCCTTTCCAGCTTGAGTTAATAAGTCCTTAGGGTGTTCTACACCTAGTCCCTAAAGCCTTAGTGGTTTGGGAGTCATTCACCTAAAGCTCGCTACATGGGTTGGATCGAAAGCTTAAGAGAACCGACATTGCACAACCACTACTgttactgaaaaaaaaaaattcgaaaaagaaaagaaaaagaagaagtgtGAAGTTAGTATGTGAAGTATGAATAAAAGGGATGACAGGTAAGGATTTTGGTCGAATCTCCTTAATTATGATGGATCACTCTACACCGAAGAAagtttatgaattattttctaattgaCTCTAAATGGCTTAGACTCTGTAGTGGGATTGGTAGGAACTTTTCAAAATACGTTTTggtttttaacattttttatGGATTGCAACTTGAATGGAAATTTTGTTTAGCTAGGttttatttaaagtttttaattcgttagtttttgtgtttgttttctaGATTTGCTTTGTTTGAGGACAAGCAAAAGCTAAGTTTGGGGGTATTTTAATgggtatattttatattatatatttaaccctattcttagtatattttggttagtattttgaaagaattttgatactttgaattatattcCCAATATAGGTCTTTCGACTTCCTTTagagcaaaacataatcaaatggaagaattttggagtaatttCAGTTGGACGACGTTAGTGAGTCACTTAGCTTGATcgtattgaaattttagatttttctaccaagcggttattttctgacaataaaataaaggagcagtACACGGTGCTGGAATAGTGATATTTAGGGTTTTTACTGCATTTTGGTGCCCAAAATGACCTTGGATGGGTTTGTGGCCCTCTGGAGAAGTGTTCAGaatgtttttatctttaaaataagaTATCTTAAGCCAGATTTGGAGGACATTCTAGGCCAAAACGTGGCTGGGCAGATTGTGGGCAGATTCTCCTAATCCAATTTGAACTTTATATcttagtattattttattttttaacttagTTTCCTTATGGGGATTGGGAAACTGGGTTTTAAGGGGGTATTTAAGTTGGTCTTCATAGCAATTTTGAGACttcttttttggcttttgaaCGGGACATTGTGGAGAgcaattgctagggttttagAGTTTTATGCGAGTTTAAAgtgttttcattcttttcattCTTAATAATATTTTCCATGATTTCAATTATGAATATGCGTAACTAATTTTCTTGTGCTAGGGTGAAACCATGaaccttagcatgaatatgtaatttttatttaattgcttatgattTATTGCATGTATACTTTGAATTGTTAATCATTGTTTTAAACcatctaattgtcttaatgcctgatcaccattaggatctttagaaaagtaattggaTGAAATTTTGGTCGGAAGGTTCCCTGAAAATGCtggcttcttgtgattaataattgtaattttatttaagatgaacaccacgtcttaagggttgtatggtttttcaaagggttttcacaaaaccgTCCTGATGGGTTGCATGTTAGATGTACGTTCTATGTTGGAGGTTCCAAGtataatttaaattaggaaaacctaaccttcgaagtggcatgtgcaaatcataagtaattggTAAAAATTCATAGGATTGCTATGTGATGGTGAAAccctagtgcttttataaattggtatttaaaattctttccttcaatcgtaattgtttttgtttaaaatttgtttttagtatcaaacaatttcataatcatctttctcaatgtttaattttaggtagttaattggaaattatttttacataaatggcTAAATAGTCATTGAGGAGAACGACCTTGCATGAGCATCTACACTACAATAGccttgtattcttgcaagtattttatgtgatttttgtaatatcccaaaccaaaaattcataatgaaggaatattttattttgcgaaaagacaattttgccctcgtaatattttattttgcgaaaagaagaaatttgacaattccgcttgcgccattgtGTAGAGCAggcgaaacgagttcatagacaagtagtgggcccgaatcggagttgtaacgaaggagttatggtcaaaagagtctcagtggcataaccgtaaatatctCAAAGTTAGATCTATAAAACCAGccagcctctctctctctctcttgcggGAAAACGGGCCGCCGCCTTCCAGAGCTTGCTGGGGCTGCCTcagggcaccaccggccacgggaccggtggcgatGGAACCGCCGTCGAGTTCCCTACCTTTCCCGACCGATCCCCCGCCCGCCGACGACATATGCTAGCCCGAAACTGTGAAAAAACGATGGGAACTCACTGAAACTTCAAGGCCTCCGATCTCCTtcctccggccgccatttccgtcgacccaggtatggattttgaacctcgcgagctgttctagctgcctgttgggtcgGATTAGATCGATTTGTAGTGTAGCCATCGGAtttttgaacttgaagtttCAGCAGATTTTGGCCTCTGTTTTCGACCACTTccagtcactttttggggtaggtccaagaacaaaagtggtttccaatatggtgttttacctagggtaggagtttggagccgtggtttgaagttttttcgGCGAGCcaaaatcgctttagacacccatcgctgccggcgcgtgctggGGCTCGTGGACGAGGGTGGTGCAGTGGCATTATGTCTTGTTGTgatccttatgttgtcatgagcgcgtaggatttcgcggatctcaatttggattccgtttgagccccgaacagatttttcatattgtgcaatttccgggttcaatattaccgaaccgttggatcgcgctcaattttggatatgttgttccaaataattttgggattgtgtaggattcgacggattatgaatcggagccccggatactccgaaatcgccaaccctggggctagggtttggaaattgtatgatttgacgatcgtggtcaatccgattgtcagtttcagaccaaacttgcaggatatGGTTCCTTAACGGTGAGAAACTTAAAAGAACTCGtagattggtcattggaggttGTGAACCCCACAGGGTTCCGTATCGACTAAGGtagaagtttatcgcttagtaaagtctcgagtcttttcagacgattttaaatatctaaaaatgcctaagtgggcagaaaaatgactttaaagttagtgcacgcacttctagaagtcgggggtcagggttttacttaaaaggTTATCCCGagtagttttattaattaattattcatGATGATTTATCCAGGCATCTGGGATCAGACAGGCCCGCAGGAGAGATCGTCAGGAGGTCTAGCGAGCTCGAACCAGGaatgagtggactttcttctataaataattttatataaatgagtttatataaatgattttatattgattttatataaataagtttatatgaatgaatttcattatttgaacttgaataagttttatggaatgttttccgagcatgatttatGCCGTAAAATACCTTTATtcctatgctgcttagttgagcATGCTAAAGTGTgatagaaagcagagttttAGACTTgtatcagataaaatagcagcacagctttatatttaacaaaactcagttatttctcagatttttcaaaaatattttataatcaaactaccatgtacccgtttttggtgattaccctcagatggaccgatgtctatGGATATCCAGTctatttacagttctgtcagtgcacttgacattgcctcacgagtttcgagGACGCTCGGAcagtgagtgccag
The Prunus dulcis chromosome 2, ALMONDv2, whole genome shotgun sequence DNA segment above includes these coding regions:
- the LOC117619092 gene encoding protein FAR1-RELATED SEQUENCE 3-like; the encoded protein is MDTEVVVDVEGENMEHHMEENTEPGEKQNVNQNFTGREISIQDDGNTKPHVGMEFESEEAAKTLYDAYSRHVGFSTHVGQFSRTKPDGPIVTWDFACSREVFKRKNVESCNAMLRIERKGANSWVATKFVEDHNHSMVSPSKVHYLRPRRHFAGATKNAAETLDATTDVYFATEGNHVSYEPNHGGRSVSPVEPSHPARNLGPVNYIRPSSRKRTLGRDAQNLLNYFKKMQAENPGFYYAIQLDDENRMTNVFWTDARSRTAYNYFGDAVIFDTMYRPNQYQVPFAPFTGVNHHGQMVLFGCALLLDESESSFTWLFRTWLSAMNDKLPVSITTDQDRAIQVAVAHVFPQTRHCICKWHILREGQERLAHTYLAHPSLYGELYSCINFSETIEDFESSWASLLERYDLLRNDWLQAVYNARKQWAPVYFRGTFFAAIFSNQGVSSFFDGYVNQQTSIPLFFKQYERALELSLEKEIEADYDTMCTTPVLKTPSPMEQQAANLYTKKVFAKFQEELVETFVYTANKIEGDGLVSKYRVAKYEHDDKAYIVTLNVSEMKASCSCQMFEYSGILCRHILTVFTVTNVLTLPPHYILKRWTRNAKSGVGLDEQSSENQGIETLNMRFNNLCREAIKYAEEGAIAVETYNAAMSALREGGKKISVVKKNVAKVTPPSSQPSGNIQEDNMKKSPLPLGEMAPSLWPWQEALPHRFNLNDGGVPVADLNQPSMAPVSIHPDGAHPDNTVVLTCFKSMAWIIENKNSTSAGKVAVINLKLQDYGKNPAGETEVQFRLTRVTLEPMLRSMAYISQQLSAPANRVAVINLKLQDTKTTSGETEVKFQVSRDTLGSMLKSMAYIREQL